In Aliamphritea ceti, a single window of DNA contains:
- a CDS encoding zinc ribbon-containing protein produces MSDKPRGKTDLSDQYDRVMKRLRNQLETAEYQSWDFLQARIEEAVELELTAEEMTRDEMDLLAAYIKRDLKKLGFYAHETGEGIAAWLNFDLNILEHQIGVRLMDLADRTRIGLQELEQRSLQDETYLAGETAGAGTLRCLACGEDTRLTRTNIIMPCEACGGERFARNSASWEGKSES; encoded by the coding sequence ATGAGCGACAAACCTAGAGGTAAAACTGACTTATCAGATCAGTATGACCGGGTAATGAAGCGTTTGCGTAACCAACTGGAAACGGCAGAGTATCAGTCCTGGGATTTTCTTCAGGCACGGATAGAGGAGGCTGTTGAATTAGAGCTGACTGCGGAAGAGATGACCCGTGATGAAATGGACTTGCTGGCTGCCTACATTAAGAGGGATTTAAAAAAACTTGGCTTTTATGCCCACGAGACAGGCGAAGGCATCGCAGCATGGCTGAATTTTGATCTGAACATTCTGGAACATCAGATTGGCGTGCGACTGATGGATTTAGCCGACCGTACCCGGATAGGCCTGCAGGAGCTTGAACAACGTTCTCTGCAGGATGAAACTTATCTGGCGGGTGAAACAGCAGGGGCAGGCACTTTGCGTTGTCTGGCGTGTGGTGAAGACACCCGGTTAACGCGAACGAATATAATTATGCCTTGTGAGGCCTGCGGTGGAGAGCGCTTTGCCAGAAATTCAGCTTCCTGGGAAGGTAAGTCAGAAAGCTGA
- the lnt gene encoding apolipoprotein N-acyltransferase — protein MPQKTAFIWLRIILAVIAGGIAPLALAPFDFWYLAPVSAALLFALLHESSVRGAALIGWCYGLGLYGVGVSWVFVSIHEHGNAPVWLAGLLTFVFVAGMALFMLVQTWLYRRYFYRGIGFIAIWVSFEWLRSWLFTGFPWLYMGYALTDTPLSIFAPFGGVWLLSLYTVALGVATIGIIRCYRRPLPALALIVLFTAPWLLLDKVPQNWTTQTGTTKVYLVQASIPQQLKWQRSQLPEILQRYVDLSQTDEEIDMVIWPETAVPTFYPDAVRMLAPYIEQLESQQRTLVSGMPSVFNNPLRENNLAYYNSITLLANGEGSYHKQRLVPFGEYVPLEKWLRGTIDFFNLPMSQFSLGPAEQSLLQVKDAAMAPFICYEIAYPELVRNYAVRSNVMLTVSNDAWFGDSIAPQQHLQIARMRALENGRWLIRATNNGLTAVMRPDGKIDAELPQFETDALYAEVPLMQGTTPYQQYGDKPLQFFIGILLLLSILFSFRHKNR, from the coding sequence ATGCCACAAAAAACTGCTTTCATCTGGCTCCGGATAATTTTAGCCGTCATCGCCGGCGGTATAGCGCCACTAGCGTTAGCACCTTTTGATTTCTGGTATCTGGCACCGGTTTCCGCCGCTCTGCTATTCGCCCTTCTCCATGAAAGCAGCGTCAGAGGCGCTGCCCTGATAGGCTGGTGTTACGGTCTCGGCCTTTACGGTGTCGGCGTATCCTGGGTGTTTGTCAGCATTCATGAACATGGCAATGCGCCCGTTTGGCTAGCCGGACTGCTAACCTTTGTATTTGTCGCCGGCATGGCGCTGTTTATGCTGGTTCAGACCTGGCTATACCGACGCTATTTCTACCGAGGCATTGGGTTTATAGCTATTTGGGTTAGCTTTGAATGGCTGCGTAGCTGGCTGTTTACAGGCTTTCCATGGCTCTATATGGGCTACGCACTTACCGATACACCTTTGTCGATATTCGCTCCTTTTGGCGGCGTCTGGCTACTCAGTCTGTACACAGTTGCACTGGGAGTCGCCACAATAGGCATAATACGCTGCTACCGTCGTCCATTGCCGGCACTCGCACTAATCGTCCTGTTTACAGCACCCTGGTTATTGCTGGATAAAGTACCGCAAAACTGGACCACACAGACCGGCACCACAAAAGTTTATCTGGTTCAGGCAAGCATCCCCCAACAGCTTAAATGGCAGCGCAGTCAATTACCTGAAATTTTGCAACGTTATGTCGACCTTAGTCAGACCGATGAAGAGATTGATATGGTCATCTGGCCAGAAACGGCCGTACCTACTTTTTACCCTGACGCCGTACGAATGCTCGCGCCTTATATTGAACAGCTAGAATCCCAGCAGCGGACTTTAGTTAGCGGCATGCCTTCTGTATTCAACAATCCGTTACGGGAAAATAATCTCGCCTATTACAACAGCATTACTTTACTCGCCAACGGAGAAGGCAGTTACCACAAACAGCGACTGGTCCCTTTCGGTGAGTATGTGCCGCTGGAGAAATGGTTACGCGGCACTATCGACTTCTTCAATCTGCCAATGTCACAATTCAGCCTTGGCCCTGCTGAACAGTCATTATTACAAGTAAAGGATGCCGCTATGGCGCCCTTTATTTGTTATGAAATTGCTTATCCGGAACTGGTGCGGAACTATGCCGTACGCAGTAACGTTATGCTCACCGTCAGTAATGATGCCTGGTTCGGCGATTCAATTGCGCCTCAGCAACACTTACAGATAGCTCGTATGCGTGCACTTGAAAATGGACGCTGGCTGATTAGGGCAACCAATAACGGCCTGACTGCCGTCATGCGGCCTGACGGCAAAATTGATGCTGAGCTGCCGCAATTTGAGACTGACGCTTTGTATGCGGAAGTACCACTGATGCAGGGTACAACGCCATATCAGCAATATGGCGATAAACCTCTGCAGTTTTTCATCGGTATACTGCTACTACTGAGTATTTTATTCAGTTTCAGACATAAAAACCGCTAA
- a CDS encoding HlyC/CorC family transporter encodes MSEDRTDNGTQKNWLGKLTQAFSDEPKTREDLLADLKDAADDNILDQEAYSIIEGAMQVSDQKVRDVMIPRSQMVVVEADQTPKEFLPIIISSAHSRFPVIGENPDDLLGILLAKDLLPLILDSDGLENFDITQHLRKPTIIPESKRLNVLLQEFRANRNHMAMVVDEYAGVSGLITIEDVLEQIVGEIEDEHDSEDDESNIKPFDENGYIVKALTPIEDFNEFFDIGLPDDDFDTVGGLVTQQFGHLPHKDEVVSIDEFTFKVLSAENRRIRLLQVTRASN; translated from the coding sequence ATGAGCGAAGACCGAACGGACAATGGCACACAGAAAAACTGGCTAGGTAAACTCACTCAAGCTTTTTCTGATGAGCCGAAAACCCGCGAAGATCTGTTAGCAGACCTCAAAGATGCTGCTGACGACAACATTCTGGATCAGGAAGCTTACAGCATCATCGAAGGTGCAATGCAGGTGTCGGACCAGAAAGTACGGGATGTAATGATCCCACGCTCACAAATGGTAGTCGTTGAAGCCGACCAGACGCCAAAAGAATTCCTCCCGATCATCATCTCCAGCGCTCACTCCCGTTTCCCGGTTATCGGGGAAAACCCAGACGATCTGCTAGGCATACTGCTGGCTAAAGATTTACTGCCACTAATCCTGGATTCAGACGGTCTGGAAAACTTTGATATCACCCAGCACCTTCGTAAACCCACTATCATTCCGGAAAGTAAGCGTTTAAATGTTTTACTTCAGGAATTCCGTGCCAATCGTAACCACATGGCAATGGTTGTTGATGAGTATGCTGGCGTTTCCGGTCTGATCACCATTGAAGATGTTCTCGAGCAGATCGTTGGTGAAATTGAAGACGAACACGACAGCGAAGATGATGAAAGTAACATCAAGCCGTTTGATGAAAACGGCTACATAGTTAAAGCTCTGACGCCGATTGAAGACTTTAACGAGTTTTTCGATATCGGCCTGCCTGATGACGATTTTGACACCGTCGGTGGCCTTGTTACTCAGCAGTTCGGGCATCTGCCGCATAAGGATGAAGTGGTCAGTATTGATGAATTTACCTTTAAGGTACTCAGCGCTGAAAACCGCCGTATCCGTTTGCTACAGGTGACCCGGGCAAGCAATTAG
- the ybeY gene encoding rRNA maturation RNase YbeY: protein MTYYVDRQCQIEDVNLPDEAELTRWAALAIGDYRDSAELSIRIVDNAESQQLNNDYRGKDKPTNVLSFPFEVPDGIELDLLGDLVICAPIVSSEATEQNKPLMHHWAHMVIHGCLHLLGFDHINDADAEEMEALEIKLLAQLEISNPYDNEDP from the coding sequence ATGACTTACTACGTTGACCGTCAGTGTCAGATTGAAGACGTTAACCTTCCTGATGAAGCTGAACTGACCCGCTGGGCTGCTTTGGCAATCGGTGACTATCGTGATTCTGCGGAATTATCCATTCGCATCGTCGACAATGCCGAAAGTCAGCAACTGAATAATGATTACCGCGGTAAAGACAAACCGACTAACGTACTCTCCTTTCCATTCGAAGTGCCAGACGGGATCGAACTGGATTTACTGGGTGACCTGGTCATCTGTGCACCCATTGTAAGCAGTGAAGCAACTGAGCAAAACAAACCACTGATGCATCACTGGGCACACATGGTCATTCACGGATGCTTGCATCTGTTAGGATTCGACCATATAAATGACGCTGATGCTGAAGAAATGGAAGCATTAGAGATCAAACTGCTGGCTCAGTTAGAGATCAGCAACCCATACGACAACGAAGATCCATAA
- a CDS encoding PhoH family protein, with product MNTADSLSFSLHPNDPQHLANLCGQLDEHLKLMAERLGIEISNRGNIFKLAGDASSIKAGEQVISQLYQESQDGEDITAEQVHLLLSQSGVEQIKARTEPADVYQPDISIRTRKALIRPRGPNQQEYLRSILRHDINFGIGPAGTGKTYLAVACACEALERDEVSRILLVRPAVEAGEKLGFLPGDLSQKVDPYLRPLYDALYEMLGIERVTKLIERNVIEVAPLAYMRGRTLNGSFVILDESQNTTREQMKMFLTRIGFGSTAVITGDTTQIDLPKGVRSGLIHAQQVLRDVEGIGFTRFLAKDVVRHPLVQHIVEAYDDFDLQHNSGN from the coding sequence TTGAACACTGCTGACTCCCTTAGCTTCAGTCTTCACCCAAACGACCCGCAACATCTGGCTAACCTTTGTGGTCAGCTGGATGAGCATCTCAAACTGATGGCCGAGCGTCTGGGTATCGAAATCAGCAATCGCGGTAATATTTTTAAGCTGGCAGGTGATGCCAGCTCGATTAAAGCCGGCGAACAGGTCATTTCTCAGCTGTACCAGGAATCCCAGGACGGCGAGGATATTACCGCTGAACAGGTCCACCTTCTGCTATCCCAGTCCGGTGTTGAACAGATTAAAGCACGTACGGAACCTGCTGATGTTTATCAGCCGGATATTTCAATCCGTACCCGTAAAGCACTGATTCGCCCACGAGGGCCCAATCAGCAAGAATACTTACGCTCTATTTTGCGTCACGACATTAACTTCGGAATAGGTCCTGCCGGTACAGGTAAAACTTATCTGGCAGTTGCCTGTGCCTGTGAAGCGTTAGAACGTGACGAAGTCAGCCGTATACTGCTGGTACGTCCGGCGGTTGAAGCCGGTGAGAAACTCGGCTTTTTACCTGGTGACCTGAGCCAGAAAGTAGACCCTTACCTACGCCCGCTGTATGACGCCCTTTACGAAATGCTGGGTATCGAGCGGGTAACTAAACTGATTGAACGTAACGTCATTGAAGTTGCACCGCTGGCTTATATGCGTGGCCGGACATTGAACGGATCTTTTGTGATTCTGGATGAAAGCCAGAACACCACCCGTGAACAGATGAAAATGTTCCTGACCCGTATCGGTTTTGGCTCTACTGCAGTTATTACCGGCGACACAACTCAGATCGATTTGCCAAAAGGCGTTCGCTCCGGCCTGATACACGCTCAACAGGTGCTTCGAGATGTTGAAGGAATCGGCTTTACCCGTTTCCTGGCTAAGGACGTTGTACGTCACCCACTGGTTCAGCACATTGTTGAAGCCTATGACGACTTCGACCTGCAACACAATTCCGGAAATTAA
- the miaB gene encoding tRNA (N6-isopentenyl adenosine(37)-C2)-methylthiotransferase MiaB yields the protein MAKKLFIKTHGCQMNEYDSARMADLLGESHELELTDNQEEADVLLLNTCSIREKAQEKVFHQLGRWRKLKAGKPELKIGVGGCVASQEGEAILKRAPYVDMIFGPQTLHRLPEMIDLTHDNKKGIVDISFPEIEKFDHLPAPKVDGAEAFVSVMEGCSKYCTFCVVPYTRGEEVSRPMDDVLTEVVELAEQGVREVNLLGQNVNAYRGNTHDGDFADLAELIRCVAAVDGIDRIRFTTSHPVEFTESLIDVYAEVPELVSHLHLPVQSGSDRILMAMKRGHTAIEYKSKLRRIKALRPNISFSSDFIIGFPGETDADFEATMNLIAQMGFDHSFSFIYSRRPGTPASDLPDDVTDETKKQRLSILQERISQQAMQISRRMVGTVERILVTDYSKRDPGMLSGRTENNRVVNFRCDNPDLIGHFADVEIVEAYSNSLLGQLVSSELNNFAKDA from the coding sequence ATGGCGAAGAAGCTATTCATTAAAACCCATGGCTGTCAGATGAACGAATACGATTCAGCGCGTATGGCCGACCTTCTGGGCGAAAGCCACGAACTGGAACTGACAGATAACCAGGAAGAAGCAGACGTTCTGCTACTTAACACCTGTTCTATCCGGGAAAAAGCACAGGAAAAAGTTTTCCACCAACTTGGCCGCTGGCGCAAGCTTAAAGCTGGCAAGCCGGAACTGAAAATAGGTGTTGGTGGCTGTGTTGCAAGCCAGGAAGGTGAGGCGATTCTTAAGCGTGCGCCTTACGTCGATATGATTTTCGGCCCGCAAACATTACACCGTTTGCCTGAAATGATTGATCTTACCCATGACAACAAGAAAGGCATTGTTGATATAAGCTTCCCGGAAATCGAGAAGTTTGACCACCTGCCTGCGCCAAAAGTTGACGGTGCTGAAGCTTTCGTTTCTGTCATGGAAGGCTGTAGCAAGTACTGTACTTTCTGTGTAGTGCCCTATACCCGCGGCGAAGAAGTTAGCCGACCAATGGACGATGTTCTGACAGAAGTTGTTGAACTGGCTGAACAGGGTGTGCGTGAAGTCAACCTGCTGGGTCAGAATGTAAACGCTTATCGCGGTAACACCCATGACGGTGACTTTGCAGACCTGGCCGAACTTATCCGTTGTGTTGCAGCGGTAGACGGTATCGACCGTATTCGTTTCACTACGTCTCATCCGGTCGAATTTACAGAAAGCCTGATTGATGTTTACGCGGAAGTACCTGAACTTGTAAGCCATTTGCATTTGCCTGTACAAAGCGGCTCCGATCGAATTCTGATGGCGATGAAACGTGGCCATACAGCGATTGAGTACAAGTCAAAATTACGCCGTATTAAAGCATTACGTCCTAATATTTCTTTCTCATCAGACTTTATTATCGGCTTCCCAGGTGAAACCGACGCTGACTTCGAAGCAACCATGAATTTGATTGCTCAGATGGGTTTCGACCATTCGTTCAGCTTCATATACAGCCGTCGCCCGGGCACTCCGGCCTCGGATCTACCTGATGATGTGACCGACGAAACTAAAAAACAGCGCCTGAGTATTTTGCAAGAGCGTATTTCCCAGCAAGCCATGCAGATCAGCCGTCGTATGGTCGGTACCGTAGAACGCATCCTGGTAACCGACTACTCAAAACGCGATCCGGGCATGCTATCCGGCCGTACTGAAAATAACCGCGTGGTTAACTTCCGTTGCGATAACCCGGATCTGATTGGCCATTTTGCCGACGTGGAAATTGTTGAGGCCTACTCCAATTCTCTGCTGGGCCAGTTGGTTAGCTCTGAACTGAATAACTTTGCAAAAGATGCCTGA
- a CDS encoding DUF1820 family protein, with protein MEKDAIYRIKFLNQDEVYEVYAKHLYQSDLWGFLEVEEFVFGSQTQMVVDPSEEKLKQQFEDVERSYIPMQSIIRIDEVKHNGVAKITPARGGNVSAFPMMPPKNK; from the coding sequence ATGGAAAAAGACGCGATTTACCGGATTAAATTTCTCAATCAGGATGAAGTCTACGAGGTCTATGCCAAACATCTTTATCAAAGTGATTTGTGGGGCTTTCTGGAAGTGGAAGAGTTTGTCTTTGGCAGTCAGACTCAAATGGTTGTTGATCCCTCGGAAGAAAAGCTGAAACAGCAATTTGAAGATGTTGAACGCAGCTATATACCTATGCAGTCAATCATTCGAATTGATGAAGTAAAACATAATGGTGTGGCTAAAATTACGCCGGCCCGTGGCGGCAATGTTTCTGCCTTTCCAATGATGCCGCCAAAAAATAAGTAA
- a CDS encoding EAL domain-containing protein: MNTPDNSRPSIIAYLQVYLMPAAAYFMLAQLTVLLTAPPGEPSIIWPPAGLAIVILMLMGKSALPSLFAGMLAHQLYFWFQGSPDTPTYLKFILGGTISLGVMLQAVIAVRLVNRHVGPDDPLIDDRSILRFLLIVGPLSSLIACSTAVVCFALFKTIPIAELGAVWLTWWLGDSIGAMIVTPLLLSLIKISPVGHFNRRVSVGIPMLGLLLVIGLLFVYTGEREEDERNQLFTRQAGTLHLQLVGAFQESFQLLNMTRSFLESGGYVSKDEFATFGQGLLDQSKGIQALEWIPRVASFNRISFENANDGPGDIKVFNGDKVERASEKPVYYPVKYVQPLIGNERAYGYDVSSNPMAKDAQDYAFLYNSIGATAPIRLIQESGQQAGLVVYLSMSQKGKEHIWDNHLGFVAMVYRAEDFITSHLLGPNSGLSRQIYVRISDVTDEVPKELYRSPRFAESIMDPDDQRRIKRLFLLGGRQWEFEYLAANETLYKDGVSSSWLILSAGMLFASLICGWLLTLTGRTVRVGELVNEKTANLQHEIEERRSAELALRKLSKAVEYSPYMVVISRLDGIVEYASPKVLEVTGFSEEEVVGQPINMLHYDQGQETSYASIWVMLKSTREWQGELLNLRKNGQAYWANVHIAPIYDEEDHVTHYVSIHQDITEAREISEQLNYQASHDQLTDLVNRRAFELLLEKTLEHSQVTGEQHVFCFLDLDQFKVVNDTCGHIAGDELLRQLAHMLQERIRSGDTLARLGGDEFGILMRKCNLQQAEKVANDLREKIASFKFSWESQIFSVGVSIGVVEIDKHSVNKIELMKQADSACYTAKENGRNRIHLYQQDDAMLLKREGEMQWVSEINAALDEDRFVLFGQIILPLQDSSLKPDMEVLLRLRDKDGNLVPPGAFLPAVERYHLSSRVDRWVVEHTLDWLEQNAREFSRTIGRCAINLSGGSLGDNTIQEAILQRLEASSIPASTLKFEITETSAIANLADARDFINALKAFGCQFSLDDFGSGLSSFAYLKNLPVDTLKIDGIFVKEIVENKLDLAMVKSINEIGHVMGMQTVAEFVENDAIVELLREIGIDYGQGYGLGRPKPLDELLTEQQKNRALEVTDHSV; this comes from the coding sequence TTGAATACTCCAGATAACAGTCGTCCCAGTATAATTGCTTACCTGCAGGTATATCTGATGCCTGCGGCTGCCTATTTTATGCTGGCGCAGTTAACTGTGCTGCTGACGGCGCCTCCCGGTGAGCCGTCTATAATCTGGCCGCCGGCTGGCCTGGCTATCGTTATTCTCATGCTAATGGGTAAATCTGCGTTACCCAGCCTGTTTGCCGGAATGCTCGCGCACCAGTTGTACTTCTGGTTTCAGGGATCGCCTGACACACCTACTTACCTTAAGTTTATTTTAGGCGGGACTATTAGCCTTGGGGTGATGCTTCAGGCGGTAATTGCTGTGCGTTTAGTGAACCGTCATGTAGGACCGGATGATCCGCTTATAGACGACCGCTCGATTCTGCGTTTTTTACTGATAGTCGGCCCCCTGAGTTCACTGATTGCCTGTTCGACTGCTGTTGTCTGCTTTGCTTTGTTCAAAACAATACCAATAGCTGAACTGGGTGCCGTATGGCTGACCTGGTGGCTGGGTGACAGTATAGGCGCGATGATAGTCACTCCATTACTGCTGTCGTTAATAAAAATAAGCCCTGTGGGGCATTTTAATCGTCGGGTAAGTGTGGGGATTCCCATGTTGGGCCTGTTACTGGTGATTGGTTTATTGTTTGTTTATACCGGCGAGCGGGAAGAAGATGAGCGGAATCAGTTGTTTACCCGTCAGGCCGGAACTTTACATTTACAGTTGGTAGGTGCCTTTCAGGAGAGTTTCCAGCTGTTGAATATGACCCGCTCTTTTCTGGAAAGTGGGGGCTATGTATCGAAAGATGAATTTGCCACTTTTGGGCAAGGGCTGCTTGATCAGAGCAAAGGCATCCAGGCACTTGAGTGGATTCCTCGGGTGGCCAGCTTTAATCGTATATCCTTTGAAAATGCCAATGACGGGCCGGGAGATATTAAGGTTTTCAATGGCGATAAAGTTGAACGGGCGTCTGAAAAGCCAGTTTATTATCCGGTTAAATATGTTCAGCCGCTGATCGGTAATGAACGTGCCTATGGATATGATGTTTCTTCTAATCCGATGGCTAAAGATGCTCAGGATTATGCTTTTCTCTACAACAGCATTGGTGCGACCGCCCCGATTCGTTTGATACAGGAGTCAGGTCAGCAGGCCGGGCTGGTTGTGTATCTGTCGATGAGCCAGAAAGGCAAAGAGCATATCTGGGATAATCATCTTGGCTTTGTGGCGATGGTATATCGGGCAGAGGATTTTATTACCAGTCATTTACTTGGTCCAAATTCTGGACTGTCCCGTCAGATTTATGTCCGGATTTCAGATGTAACCGATGAAGTACCAAAGGAGCTTTATCGTTCGCCGCGTTTTGCTGAAAGTATTATGGATCCGGATGATCAGCGACGTATAAAACGCTTATTTTTGCTGGGTGGCCGGCAATGGGAGTTTGAATATCTGGCTGCTAATGAAACCCTATACAAAGACGGCGTTTCTTCCAGCTGGCTGATCCTGTCGGCAGGCATGTTGTTTGCTTCGCTTATTTGCGGTTGGTTGCTGACCCTGACAGGCCGTACTGTCAGAGTTGGCGAGTTGGTGAACGAAAAAACCGCTAATTTGCAGCATGAAATAGAAGAACGCCGTTCAGCTGAACTTGCCTTGCGGAAGCTTTCCAAAGCGGTTGAGTACAGTCCTTACATGGTGGTGATTTCCCGTTTGGATGGCATCGTCGAGTACGCCAGCCCGAAAGTACTGGAAGTAACAGGGTTCTCTGAAGAAGAGGTGGTCGGGCAGCCGATTAATATGCTGCATTACGATCAGGGTCAGGAAACGTCTTATGCCAGTATTTGGGTGATGTTGAAGAGCACCCGGGAATGGCAGGGTGAGTTACTGAATTTGCGGAAGAATGGTCAGGCTTACTGGGCGAATGTTCATATCGCGCCTATTTATGACGAAGAAGATCATGTGACTCACTATGTGTCTATTCATCAGGATATTACTGAAGCCCGGGAAATTTCTGAACAACTGAATTATCAGGCTAGTCATGATCAGCTAACTGATTTGGTGAACCGCCGGGCATTCGAACTGCTGTTAGAGAAAACCCTTGAACATAGTCAGGTTACCGGTGAGCAGCATGTGTTTTGCTTCCTGGATCTGGATCAGTTTAAGGTAGTTAATGACACTTGTGGGCATATAGCCGGGGATGAATTACTGCGACAGCTGGCGCATATGCTGCAGGAGCGGATTCGCAGCGGCGATACTCTGGCGCGCTTAGGAGGAGATGAGTTTGGTATCCTGATGCGTAAGTGTAATCTGCAACAGGCAGAGAAGGTTGCCAATGACCTGCGAGAGAAGATCGCATCGTTCAAGTTCAGTTGGGAGAGCCAGATTTTCAGCGTAGGTGTGAGTATCGGTGTGGTAGAAATTGATAAGCACAGCGTGAATAAGATTGAGCTGATGAAGCAAGCCGATTCTGCTTGTTATACCGCGAAAGAAAATGGCCGTAACCGGATTCACCTGTATCAGCAGGATGACGCTATGTTGCTGAAGCGTGAAGGTGAAATGCAGTGGGTATCTGAGATAAACGCAGCGCTGGATGAAGACCGTTTTGTATTATTCGGGCAGATAATTTTGCCGTTGCAGGACTCAAGCCTGAAGCCTGATATGGAAGTACTGCTGCGTTTGCGGGATAAAGATGGCAATTTAGTACCACCAGGTGCTTTTCTGCCAGCGGTTGAACGTTATCATCTTAGTAGCCGGGTTGATCGTTGGGTTGTAGAGCATACGTTAGACTGGCTGGAGCAAAATGCCCGGGAGTTTTCCCGTACTATTGGCCGCTGTGCAATTAATCTGTCAGGTGGGTCGCTGGGTGATAACACCATTCAGGAAGCTATTTTACAGCGTTTGGAAGCCTCAAGTATTCCAGCGTCGACTCTGAAGTTTGAGATTACTGAAACATCTGCAATCGCAAACCTGGCTGATGCCAGAGACTTCATTAACGCTCTGAAAGCCTTTGGATGTCAGTTCTCTCTGGACGACTTTGGCAGTGGCTTATCTTCATTTGCTTACCTGAAAAATTTGCCGGTAGATACTTTAAAAATTGATGGGATTTTCGTTAAAGAGATCGTCGAGAATAAGCTTGATCTGGCGATGGTCAAATCAATTAATGAAATTGGCCACGTGATGGGCATGCAGACGGTTGCTGAGTTTGTCGAAAATGACGCGATTGTTGAGCTGCTGCGGGAAATAGGCATTGATTATGGTCAGGGCTACGGTCTGGGCAGACCGAAGCCTCTGGATGAACTGCTCACCGAGCAGCAGAAAAACCGTGCACTTGAAGTAACCGATCACTCAGTCTGA